One window of Hoplias malabaricus isolate fHopMal1 chromosome 16, fHopMal1.hap1, whole genome shotgun sequence genomic DNA carries:
- the LOC136672293 gene encoding uncharacterized protein gives MEFFGSRGFSHLKLRHLLLAAGTVSAAAGLYVLYSRRRARHRPTTAGDLHVQAEPEDPVETLQSALHEAEPSVLSAVPEPDVGPLSSAQAEDIADQNWQVALCPVTTDFLKLFLERLVPTFLSSEMQKSNRTLHLSHERWLCGQSQSIYIRRHFVLQVRGTVSHSWWILTNDFYTFTDEGPCYYASVHRITIAEHIDGRLAKVGSYSLTKHLRTSSENGVQVTQSFQTYQELYIFDDSWMVTYCSEPENAPPEPQPTCTSPPYEQSRPSAEAEGDCAEACEVPALFTYMLSKSITNFPLRLDALRHAFSAIMSDQFCCNHVSVAGRMILGALASLNAKNLTDFQVVFDSLLAVAQYPSNREAIEAELAQIGIMHYNLMDVVFELVLFGVLGRMRPQNCPTPGGFLSYLMAMLHSLFSSTEQRYPRADQFQLTIQSTLLQLLDDVFALEERVYEDPGTLHSAVWEYIEYHTQQLLDRLEDF, from the exons ATGGAGTTTTTCGGTTCCCGCGGCTTCTCTCACCTGAAGCTGCGCCACCTGCTGTTGGCGGCTGGCACCGTCTCCGCCGCTGCTGGACTCTACGTCCTCTACTCCCGCAGGAGAGCTCGGCATCGGCCCACGACAGCGGGGGACCTCCACGTTCAGGCCGAACCTGAGG ACCCCGTAGAGACCCTGCAGTCAGCGCTGCACGAGGCGGAGCCCAGCGTATTGTCCGCTGTTCCTGAGCCTGATGTTGGACCTCTCTCCAGTGCCCAGGCTGAG GACATCGCTGACCAGAATTGGCAGGTTGCACTCTGCCCAGTGACCACTGAT TTTCTGAAGCTTTTCCTGGAGAGGCTGGTCCCTACTTTTCTCTCCAGTGAGATGCAGAAATCTAACAGGACTCTGCACCTTTCCCACGAACGTTGGCTCTGTGGACAGTCGCAG AGCATTTACATCAGGCGGCACTTTGTGCTGCAGGTGCGTGGGACAGTGTCTCACTCATGGTGGATCCTCACGAACGATTTCTATACGTTCACTGATGAG GGCCCCTGTTACTATGCCTCAGTGCACAGGATCACCATTGCTGAG CACATTGATGGCCGGCTGGCTAAAGTGGGCTCCTACAGCTTGACCAAGCACCTCCGCACTTCATCTGAGAATGGTGTGCAG gtCACACAGTCTTTCCAGACCTATCAGGAACTGTACATCTTCGATGATAGCTGGATGGTTACTTATTGCTCTGAGCCAGAAAATGCTCCACCTGAGCCACAGCCTACGTGCACTTCCCCTCCATATGAACAGTCCAGGCCTTCAGCTGAG GCTGAGGGTGATTGTGCTGAGGCTTGTGAAGTGCCTGCTTTATT TACCTACATGTTGTCTAAGAGTATTACCAACTTCCCTCTTAGACTGGATGCCCTGCGCCATGCTTTTTCT GCCATTATGAGTGACCAGTTTTGCTGCAATCACGTCTCTGTGGCTGGCAGGATGATCCTTGGTGCGCTGGCCAGTCTAAATGCCAAG AATCTGACTGACTTCCAAGTGGTGTTTGACAGCTTGCTGGCGGTAGCTCAGTATCCCTCCAACCGTGAAGCTATCGAAGCAGAGCTGGCGCAGATTGGG ATTATGCACTACAACCTCATGGATGTGGTGTTTGAATTGGTGCTATTTGGAGTTCTTGGAAGAATGAGGCCTCAGAACTGTCCA aCTCCAGGGGGATTTCTCAGTTACCTCATGGCCATGCTgcactctctcttttcctcaaCTGAGCAGAGATATCCCAGGGCAGACCAATTCCAGCTTACCATCCAG AGCACGCTGTTGCAGCTCCTGGATGACGTCTTTGCCCTGGAGGAGCGTGTGTATGAGGATCCGGGGACCCTGCATTCTGCAGTGTGGGAGTATATTGAATACCACACCCAGCAGCTCCTGGACAGGCTTGAGGACTTCTAG